In Centropristis striata isolate RG_2023a ecotype Rhode Island chromosome 5, C.striata_1.0, whole genome shotgun sequence, a single genomic region encodes these proteins:
- the nppa gene encoding natriuretic peptides A yields the protein MRTAVLWGLLALLFHHTMVSSHILGRPSSTSDLAQLKSLLERFEETLAEAAQAEDSEADYEKINQQPESSQDSQGWNLGQEGDQEPLTAERSPLAADGRSRTVSQRSRLQDLLLTARKRASSCFGARMDRIGNASGLGCNNGKG from the exons aTGAGGACTGCGGTCCTGTGGGGCCTGCTGGCCCTGCTGTTTCACCACACAATGGTTAGCAGCCACATACTGGGACGGCCCTCTTCCACCAGTGACCTGGCCCAGCTCAAG TCTCTACTGGAGCGCTTTGAGGAGACTCTGGCTGAAGCAGCCCAAGCAGAAGACTCTGAAGCTGATTATGAAAAGATCAACCAACAACCTGAGAGCAGCCAGGACAGCCAGGGATGGAACCTGGGCCAGGAGGGGGACCAAGAACCTTTGACGGCGGAAAGATCTCCGTTAGCGGCTGATGGGCGCAGCAGGACGGTGAGTCAGAGGAGCCGGCTGCAGGACCTGCTGCTGACGGCCAGGAAAAGGGCCTCCAGCTGCTTCGGAGCCAGGATGGATCGGATAGGAAACGCCAGCGGTCTAGGGTGCAACAATGGAAAAG GGTAG
- the nppb gene encoding natriuretic peptides B, translated as MYLSCVPVCSLLLIFSLQLCSSYPINTGLTDTDMDILKVLLHRLEESVPDVPAGVDSVDSLDMEEAADGQQLQDGLLDEAAIREFLSAKNLKSVRTDSSRKSSGCFGRRMDRIGSMSSLGCNTVGKYNPK; from the exons ATGTATCTGTCCTGCGTTCCCGTCTGCagcctcctcctcatcttcagCCTGCAGCTGTGCAGCTCATATCCCATCAACACGGGCCTGACAGACACCGACATGGACATCCTAAAG GTGCTCCTTCACAGACTGGAGGAGTCGGTTCCTGATGTCCCTGCAGGTGTGGACAGTGTGGACAGTCTGGACATGGAGGAGGCTGCAGATGGACAGCAGCTCCAGGATGGACTGCTGGATGAAGCAGCGATCAGAGAGTTCCTCTCTGCTAAGAACCTGAAGAGCGTCCGCACCGACTCGTCCAGGAAGTCGTCCGGCTGCTTCGGCCGCAGGATGGACAGGATAGGCTCCATGAGCTCTCTGGGCTGCAACACAGTCGGGAAATACA ATCCAAAGTGA
- the nppal gene encoding natriuretic peptide A-like, with amino-acid sequence MQKKMNPNISVCCLSLLLLLHVIGAKPVSDLQSLKQLLEEEILSAPYSSPEELQVEGRDDSDKSVFGAPELPWDSSDPRNSALAAKENDLARLFKDLMRTSKRSWSRYKKGGMRSCFGVRLERIGSFSGLGC; translated from the exons ATGCAGAAGAAAATGAACCCAAATATCTCTGTTTGCTGTTTATCTCTGCTTTTACTGCTTCATGTCATAGGAGCCAAGCCTGTTTCTGACCTGCAG AGCTTGaagcagctgctggaggaggagatcCTCAGCGCTCCTTACTCCTCCCCGGAGGAGCTGCAGGTGGAGGGGAGAGATGACTCGGACAAGTCGGTGTTCGGAGCTCCGGAGCTCCCGTGGGACTCCTCCGACCCCCGCAACTCGGCTCTGGCGGCCAAAGAGAACGACCTGGCGCGTCTGTTCAAGGACCTGATGAGGACCTCCAAGCGGTCCTGGAGCCGCTACAAGAAGGGCGGGATGCGGAGCTGCTTCGGGGTCCGGCTAGAGAGGATCGGGTCCTTCAGCGGGCTGGGCTGCTGA